A region from the Myxococcaceae bacterium JPH2 genome encodes:
- a CDS encoding protein kinase, giving the protein MSIETYGSYQLLKRLAMGGMAQIYLARQQGPEGFEKLLVLKRILPHLTENAEFVRMFLDEARIAARLNHPNVVQIFNLGAEADTYFIAMEYIHGADVRRVWKQSEAVGQPLPVPLACRILIEACAGLDYAHKKADAAGRPLGIVHRDVSPQNILVTFEGGVKVVDFGIAKAADQATVTRSGVLKGKYSYMSPEQAAGMRVDCRSDVFALGVVLYELLTGARLFKRPSDLQTLAAVAECQVAVPSQVAPRVPQSLDAIVLKALAKEPEARFQEALHLQLALEDWLSQNRLPSSTAHLGAFMKEAFAERLAEESRAGEFLVEDSESAPSSARADSASPARRTGLKPSLPPNTGRSESEPTATLRPRTAHANRPSRPELRRDEPEAEPPRASTGTRRAVDPITPARASRMVPAQRLEGEGLPAAEARPSRPGMPPVVEEDAPTLAMMEPRGLSFPPTARPDLEEDEDAPTVDHRAASRSATVSLRQPLRPAVEEDAPTMDARAVARPSPTSSRGVPAADAGPVAEPRAASRSGVSIARATPGPEARVSRAGVPVAEPAPAVSGRGPSRVSVPAMRPVPPRTDTLTEHATLSVTEGSARSSRVGLWGGIGAAVVLAALALWLLLRPDAEPAATAPLNPPALRPPPPPVRTQPPPEKGAATQVAPATNAPAVTPSPQAAPTPATTVAAATAPQAAATPAPAPQTAPTAAPKETTPREATPPRAVVPARPESKPAEPRATPAREVVRGEPKGGDRMALVRFVATPWAEVSCNGRKLGETPFKEVELRVGTYDCKFSNPELKRTVSRRIEVRPIDLNVVSVKLD; this is encoded by the coding sequence GTGTCCATCGAAACCTACGGCAGCTACCAACTCCTCAAGCGGCTCGCCATGGGCGGGATGGCGCAGATCTACCTGGCGCGCCAGCAGGGCCCGGAGGGCTTCGAGAAGCTGTTGGTCCTCAAGCGGATCCTCCCGCACCTGACGGAGAACGCGGAGTTCGTCCGGATGTTCCTGGACGAGGCGCGCATCGCCGCTCGGCTCAACCACCCCAACGTGGTGCAGATCTTCAACCTGGGGGCGGAAGCGGACACGTACTTCATCGCCATGGAGTACATCCACGGCGCGGACGTGCGGCGCGTGTGGAAGCAGTCCGAGGCGGTAGGTCAGCCGCTGCCGGTCCCCCTGGCGTGTCGCATCCTCATCGAGGCGTGCGCGGGCCTGGACTACGCGCACAAGAAGGCGGACGCGGCGGGGCGGCCCTTGGGCATCGTCCACCGGGACGTGTCGCCGCAGAACATCCTCGTGACGTTCGAGGGTGGCGTGAAGGTGGTGGACTTCGGCATCGCCAAGGCGGCGGATCAGGCCACCGTCACGCGCTCCGGGGTGCTCAAGGGCAAGTACTCGTACATGTCCCCGGAGCAGGCCGCGGGGATGCGCGTGGATTGCCGCTCGGACGTGTTCGCGCTGGGCGTGGTGCTCTACGAGCTGCTCACGGGCGCGCGCCTCTTCAAGCGCCCCTCGGATCTGCAGACGCTGGCGGCGGTGGCCGAGTGCCAGGTGGCCGTGCCGTCGCAGGTGGCGCCGCGGGTGCCGCAGAGCCTGGATGCCATCGTGCTCAAGGCGCTCGCGAAGGAGCCCGAGGCTCGCTTCCAGGAGGCGCTGCACCTGCAGCTGGCGCTCGAGGACTGGCTGAGCCAGAACCGGCTGCCGTCCTCCACGGCGCACCTGGGCGCCTTCATGAAGGAGGCCTTCGCCGAGCGCCTGGCGGAGGAGTCGCGCGCGGGGGAGTTCCTCGTCGAGGATTCCGAGTCGGCGCCGTCCTCGGCCCGGGCTGATTCGGCCAGCCCCGCGCGGCGCACGGGCCTGAAGCCTTCGCTGCCGCCGAACACGGGGCGCTCGGAGAGCGAGCCCACCGCCACGCTGCGGCCGCGCACGGCCCACGCGAATCGTCCCAGCCGCCCGGAGCTGCGCCGCGATGAGCCCGAGGCCGAGCCGCCTCGCGCCTCCACGGGGACTCGGCGCGCGGTGGATCCGATCACCCCGGCTCGGGCCTCGCGGATGGTGCCCGCACAGCGGCTGGAGGGAGAGGGGCTGCCGGCCGCGGAGGCGCGTCCGTCTCGACCGGGGATGCCGCCGGTGGTGGAGGAGGATGCGCCCACCCTGGCGATGATGGAGCCCCGGGGCCTGAGCTTCCCACCGACGGCGCGGCCAGACCTCGAGGAGGACGAGGACGCGCCCACGGTGGATCATCGCGCCGCGTCCCGAAGCGCGACGGTGTCGCTGCGCCAGCCGCTGCGCCCCGCCGTGGAGGAGGACGCGCCCACGATGGATGCACGGGCGGTGGCGCGGCCTTCGCCCACCTCGTCGCGCGGTGTGCCCGCGGCGGACGCTGGACCCGTGGCCGAGCCTCGTGCGGCGTCGCGCTCGGGCGTGTCCATTGCCCGCGCGACTCCGGGGCCCGAGGCGCGGGTGTCTCGGGCGGGAGTGCCGGTGGCGGAGCCTGCTCCGGCTGTGAGTGGTCGCGGTCCTTCGCGCGTGTCCGTTCCGGCGATGCGGCCTGTTCCGCCGCGGACCGACACGCTCACGGAGCACGCGACGCTTTCGGTGACCGAGGGGTCGGCGCGTTCGAGCCGCGTGGGGCTGTGGGGAGGAATCGGCGCGGCGGTGGTGTTGGCGGCCCTCGCGTTGTGGCTGCTCTTGCGCCCTGATGCGGAGCCCGCTGCCACGGCGCCCCTGAACCCGCCCGCGCTGCGGCCGCCGCCTCCACCCGTGAGGACCCAGCCTCCGCCGGAGAAGGGCGCTGCGACGCAGGTGGCTCCCGCGACGAATGCGCCCGCTGTGACGCCTTCGCCGCAGGCCGCGCCCACTCCCGCGACGACCGTCGCAGCCGCCACGGCCCCCCAGGCTGCGGCCACCCCCGCGCCTGCTCCGCAGACTGCGCCCACGGCCGCGCCGAAGGAGACCACACCGCGCGAAGCGACTCCGCCGCGCGCTGTTGTGCCGGCTCGCCCTGAGTCAAAGCCGGCCGAGCCGCGCGCGACTCCCGCGCGCGAGGTGGTTCGCGGCGAGCCGAAGGGCGGCGATCGCATGGCGCTGGTTCGCTTCGTGGCCACGCCCTGGGCCGAGGTGAGCTGCAACGGGCGCAAGCTGGGCGAGACTCCCTTCAAGGAAGTGGAGCTGCGGGTGGGTACGTATGACTGCAAGTTCTCCAACCCCGAGCTGAAGCGGACCGTGAGCCGCCGCATCGAGGTTCGTCCCATCGACCTCAACGTGGTGAGCGTGAAGCTCGACTAG
- a CDS encoding DNA-binding protein: MSEVKQLEGDGGEAEEQPAERRRSKTMSRKEMARDLRRRRLAGQLDPEEGDLLKTVDDERPRTRADCVNGPRPCLFVSCKHNLYLDVNPETGSIKLNFPDKEIWELEHTCALDVAEKGGITLEEVGEIMNLTRERIRQVETRGLMKLREATETDPPVSARKP; this comes from the coding sequence ATGTCGGAAGTGAAGCAGCTAGAGGGCGATGGGGGAGAAGCGGAGGAGCAGCCCGCGGAGCGCCGTCGCTCCAAGACGATGTCGCGCAAGGAGATGGCCAGGGACCTGCGCCGTCGCCGGCTCGCGGGCCAGCTGGACCCGGAGGAGGGAGACCTCCTGAAGACCGTGGATGACGAGCGCCCGCGCACGCGCGCGGACTGCGTCAACGGCCCGCGTCCGTGCTTGTTCGTCTCCTGCAAGCACAACCTCTACTTGGACGTGAACCCCGAGACGGGCTCCATCAAGCTCAACTTCCCGGACAAGGAAATCTGGGAGCTCGAGCACACCTGCGCCCTGGACGTGGCGGAGAAGGGGGGCATCACGCTCGAGGAGGTGGGGGAGATCATGAACCTCACGCGCGAGCGCATCCGTCAGGTGGAGACGCGCGGGCTCATGAAGCTGCGCGAGGCCACCGAGACCGATCCTCCTGTGTCCGCTCGCAAGCCCTGA
- a CDS encoding protein kinase, whose product MTLEAGTRIGKYVVRRKLAEGGMAEIYLCTARGPEGFEKEVVIKRVRAFLASDSEFVQMFIAEARLASRLNHANVVQIFDFDKHEDTYYLAMEYVRGCSLWELRKRCKEQLSPTPPTLVAHIGAEVARALHAAHRLKINGEHLHLVHRDVTPHNVLLSFDGAVKLTDFGIAKAGNRLSQPGVLKGKFAYMSPEQARGEAVDARTDIFALGVVLWEMLTGGRLFEGDSEVAVLRAVQHSLIPPPARLNPDVPADLDAAVMRALHRDPQARFQTAAELERALAQSALQHARSVDDTNVGMFLRRLFPEAATYVALPAVRDRSHVGQGGASGGVESPAVPVAREPTAVMRPGRDRPLAGERLSPDEDVDAATVVLPRREDGSPELPPAATPMMPLPAVRLSVRPAGAAVPSLPPVAAPIAAVRSGTPDAASADRGAAERAPRGEDVSTISVPALREGAHGALGAAPDELDDADAQSELPRRSVGSAKPVELPRGADASAAPVRQSSEASASAAQAAQVGKGSAAAAQVALAGGDNAASVASGPSSGVAGVEGKPALLNGAGASAAPSSRPGEVGPSRADGVRTAGRAGHASSEGALGAGSAHVAAKGRKAWPWVGAGALGLAGLIGFVAVPRARSSEESPVASRSEPAATSPSVVANPAAQQPMTPGPAPAVPAQVGNDSRQANPPESAPVVTAPSDTVAQLTKPSESGPAVPAHKGGDTGQVKSASESEVEVEGLKREAALADEPRRPTVPPPTVSSAPADAGVVALGTLKLRASPYATVFLDGKRLGEVQGLASYRLAAGTYKLTFEHPSGAKSLSVTIPANGSVSRDFRATTGR is encoded by the coding sequence GTGACGCTCGAAGCCGGAACCCGCATTGGGAAGTACGTCGTCCGCCGCAAGCTCGCCGAGGGCGGCATGGCGGAGATCTACCTGTGCACGGCCCGAGGACCGGAGGGCTTCGAGAAGGAAGTCGTCATCAAGCGCGTGCGCGCGTTCCTGGCGAGCGACTCCGAGTTCGTCCAGATGTTCATCGCCGAGGCGCGGCTGGCCTCGCGGCTGAACCACGCCAACGTGGTGCAGATCTTCGACTTCGATAAGCACGAGGACACGTACTACCTGGCCATGGAGTACGTGCGCGGCTGCTCGTTGTGGGAGCTGCGCAAGCGGTGCAAGGAGCAGCTCTCGCCCACCCCGCCGACGCTGGTGGCTCACATCGGCGCGGAGGTCGCTCGGGCATTGCACGCGGCACATCGCCTGAAGATCAACGGCGAGCACCTCCATCTGGTGCACCGCGATGTCACGCCGCACAACGTGCTCTTGTCCTTCGACGGCGCCGTGAAGCTGACGGACTTCGGCATCGCCAAGGCGGGCAACCGGCTGTCACAGCCGGGTGTCCTCAAGGGCAAGTTCGCGTACATGTCGCCCGAGCAGGCTCGGGGCGAGGCGGTGGACGCGCGCACGGACATCTTCGCCCTGGGCGTGGTGCTGTGGGAGATGCTCACCGGGGGCCGTCTGTTCGAGGGCGACTCCGAGGTGGCGGTGCTGCGCGCGGTGCAGCACTCCCTGATTCCGCCGCCCGCTCGGCTCAATCCCGACGTGCCCGCGGATCTCGATGCGGCAGTGATGCGAGCGCTCCATCGCGACCCTCAGGCGCGCTTCCAGACCGCGGCGGAGCTGGAGCGGGCGCTGGCCCAGAGCGCGCTTCAGCATGCGCGTTCGGTGGATGACACGAACGTGGGGATGTTCCTGCGCCGCCTCTTCCCCGAGGCCGCCACCTATGTGGCCCTGCCCGCGGTGCGCGACCGCTCTCACGTGGGGCAGGGTGGTGCGTCTGGGGGCGTGGAGTCTCCTGCTGTTCCCGTTGCGCGCGAGCCCACGGCGGTGATGCGGCCCGGTCGCGACCGTCCCCTCGCAGGGGAGCGACTCTCTCCAGACGAAGATGTGGATGCGGCCACGGTGGTGCTGCCTCGTCGTGAGGATGGCTCGCCGGAGCTTCCTCCCGCGGCAACGCCGATGATGCCGCTGCCCGCGGTGCGCCTGTCGGTGCGGCCCGCAGGGGCTGCGGTCCCCTCGCTGCCGCCCGTGGCCGCTCCGATCGCCGCGGTGCGGTCAGGCACGCCAGACGCAGCGTCCGCGGACCGAGGCGCCGCTGAGCGCGCACCTCGCGGCGAAGACGTGTCGACCATCTCAGTGCCGGCGTTGAGGGAAGGCGCGCACGGGGCCCTTGGCGCCGCGCCGGACGAGCTCGACGATGCCGATGCGCAGTCAGAACTCCCGCGCAGGTCCGTGGGGTCCGCCAAGCCGGTGGAACTCCCGCGTGGCGCGGATGCTTCGGCCGCACCGGTCCGACAGTCGAGTGAGGCGAGTGCATCCGCCGCACAGGCTGCGCAGGTCGGCAAGGGCAGCGCTGCGGCTGCGCAGGTTGCGCTCGCGGGTGGAGACAACGCTGCATCGGTGGCGTCGGGGCCCTCAAGCGGAGTCGCCGGTGTCGAGGGGAAGCCCGCGCTCCTGAATGGAGCAGGTGCCTCGGCTGCGCCGTCATCACGCCCCGGCGAAGTCGGCCCCAGCCGTGCGGATGGCGTGAGGACGGCCGGGCGAGCAGGGCACGCTTCCTCTGAAGGTGCTCTGGGAGCAGGCTCTGCCCATGTCGCGGCGAAGGGCCGCAAGGCGTGGCCTTGGGTAGGCGCGGGCGCACTTGGACTCGCGGGGCTCATCGGGTTCGTGGCCGTACCTCGGGCGCGCTCTTCGGAGGAGTCGCCGGTTGCGTCTCGCTCGGAGCCCGCCGCCACGTCTCCCTCGGTCGTCGCGAATCCGGCCGCCCAGCAGCCGATGACTCCCGGGCCTGCCCCGGCCGTCCCCGCCCAGGTCGGTAACGACTCGCGACAGGCGAATCCGCCTGAGTCCGCCCCCGTGGTCACGGCTCCTTCGGACACTGTTGCGCAACTGACGAAGCCCAGCGAGTCCGGCCCTGCCGTCCCCGCGCACAAAGGCGGCGACACGGGGCAGGTGAAGTCCGCCTCGGAGTCCGAGGTCGAGGTCGAGGGGCTCAAGCGCGAGGCGGCCCTCGCTGACGAGCCTCGGCGCCCGACCGTGCCACCTCCCACCGTGTCCTCCGCTCCTGCGGATGCGGGGGTGGTGGCCCTGGGGACCCTCAAGTTGAGGGCCTCGCCGTACGCCACCGTCTTCCTCGACGGGAAGCGGCTGGGCGAGGTCCAGGGCCTGGCGTCCTATCGCCTCGCCGCCGGCACCTACAAGCTCACCTTCGAACATCCGAGCGGCGCGAAGTCGCTCAGTGTCACCATCCCAGCCAACGGCTCCGTGTCGCGAGACTTCCGCGCCACCACTGGGCGCTGA
- a CDS encoding MerR family transcriptional regulator — protein sequence MESMELLDPDELERIERENAGGLPATAILEIFRPRGVRLSEATFRKYVQAGLLPRSRRVGRKGKHQGSLGLYPVEAVRRINVIKRMMAEGHTLEDIRRSFVFHRNHIDQLERDLAEVLDGFQEELGERSTAGSHRRVLEAELATLRQRAQDLVRDVARLGSAVTAREDETIRSQ from the coding sequence ATGGAATCCATGGAGTTGCTCGACCCCGACGAGCTCGAACGCATCGAGCGCGAAAACGCGGGGGGGCTGCCCGCGACGGCCATCCTGGAAATCTTTCGACCTCGGGGGGTTCGCCTCTCGGAGGCGACGTTTCGCAAGTACGTCCAGGCTGGCCTGCTACCGCGCAGCCGACGGGTGGGGCGCAAGGGCAAGCACCAGGGGAGCCTCGGGCTCTATCCGGTGGAAGCCGTGCGCCGCATCAATGTCATCAAGCGGATGATGGCGGAGGGGCACACCCTGGAGGACATCCGCCGCTCGTTCGTGTTTCACCGCAACCACATCGACCAGTTGGAGCGCGATCTGGCCGAGGTGCTCGATGGCTTTCAGGAGGAGCTGGGGGAGCGGAGCACGGCCGGGTCACACCGGCGTGTGCTCGAGGCGGAGTTGGCAACGCTGAGGCAAAGAGCGCAGGATCTGGTCCGGGATGTGGCCCGGCTAGGCAGCGCTGTCACGGCTCGCGAAGACGAAACGATCCGTTCGCAATAG
- the purH gene encoding bifunctional phosphoribosylaminoimidazolecarboxamide formyltransferase/IMP cyclohydrolase encodes MLALLSVSDKRGLVPFAQGLVRLGFRLLSTGGTLETLKGAGVPATQVSEHTQSPEILGGRVKTLHPRIHGGLLGRPDLESDRAEMAANRIEPISLVAVNLYPFRQTVASGASEDAIIEQIDIGGPAMVRASAKNFKHVAVVVDPDDYPAVLAELEAGKAVGEATRRRLMRKAFAHTAAYDASISGWLSSQAGEPFPEELSLTFEKAQGLRYGENPHQRGAFYRERLAPPEPTVAFAKVLQGKELSYNNILDLDAALGLVLEFPERPCAVIIKHNTPCGVAVDDSLETAYRTARKVDEVSAFGGIVALNREVDESVAKAMAETFLEAVIAPSYSPAALQVLAAKKNLRLLEAGPALASPTARPRAQLDGRSVSGGLLLMDRDAVEPPLEWKVVSKRAPTPDEERALRFAWKVCKHVKSNAIVFASEAQLLAQGGGQTNRVDSVRIAQSRGGEALKGSAVASDAFFPFRDGLDAAARAGATAVIHPGGSVRDAEVIAAADEQGMAMVVTGVRHFRH; translated from the coding sequence GTGCTGGCCCTACTGAGCGTTTCCGATAAACGCGGTCTGGTTCCCTTTGCCCAAGGCCTGGTTCGGTTGGGCTTCCGCCTCCTGTCCACGGGAGGCACGCTGGAGACCTTGAAGGGCGCGGGAGTCCCCGCGACGCAGGTCTCCGAGCACACCCAGAGCCCCGAGATTCTTGGCGGCCGGGTGAAGACGCTGCATCCCCGCATCCACGGTGGACTCCTGGGGCGCCCCGACTTGGAGAGCGACCGGGCGGAGATGGCGGCGAATCGCATCGAGCCCATCTCCCTCGTGGCCGTGAACCTCTATCCGTTCCGCCAGACGGTGGCCTCGGGCGCGTCCGAGGACGCGATCATCGAGCAGATCGACATCGGCGGTCCGGCGATGGTTCGCGCGTCGGCGAAGAACTTCAAGCACGTCGCGGTGGTGGTGGATCCGGATGACTATCCGGCGGTGCTGGCCGAGCTGGAGGCGGGCAAGGCGGTGGGCGAGGCGACCCGTCGCCGCCTGATGCGCAAGGCCTTCGCGCACACCGCGGCCTACGACGCGTCCATCTCCGGGTGGCTGTCCTCGCAGGCGGGTGAGCCGTTCCCCGAGGAGCTGTCGCTCACGTTCGAGAAGGCCCAGGGTCTGCGCTACGGCGAGAACCCCCATCAGCGCGGCGCCTTCTACCGCGAGCGCCTGGCTCCGCCGGAGCCGACGGTGGCGTTCGCGAAGGTGCTCCAGGGCAAGGAGCTCTCGTACAACAACATCCTGGACCTGGACGCGGCGCTGGGCCTCGTCCTCGAGTTCCCCGAGCGCCCGTGCGCCGTCATCATCAAGCACAACACGCCGTGCGGCGTGGCGGTGGATGACTCGCTGGAGACGGCGTACCGCACCGCGCGCAAGGTGGACGAGGTGTCCGCGTTCGGCGGCATCGTCGCCCTCAACCGGGAGGTGGACGAGTCCGTGGCGAAGGCCATGGCGGAGACCTTCCTGGAGGCGGTCATCGCGCCGTCGTATTCGCCCGCCGCGCTCCAGGTGCTGGCGGCCAAGAAGAACCTGCGGCTCTTGGAGGCGGGCCCCGCGCTGGCGTCTCCCACGGCCCGTCCTCGGGCCCAGCTGGATGGACGCAGCGTGTCGGGCGGGCTGTTGCTGATGGACCGCGACGCCGTGGAGCCGCCGCTGGAGTGGAAGGTCGTCTCCAAGCGCGCGCCCACGCCGGACGAGGAGCGGGCGCTGCGCTTCGCGTGGAAGGTCTGCAAGCACGTGAAGAGCAACGCCATCGTCTTCGCGTCGGAGGCGCAGCTGTTGGCGCAGGGCGGCGGGCAGACGAACCGGGTGGACTCGGTGCGCATCGCCCAGTCCCGAGGGGGCGAGGCCCTCAAGGGGAGCGCCGTGGCCTCGGACGCCTTCTTCCCCTTCCGGGACGGACTCGACGCGGCGGCCCGAGCCGGGGCCACGGCCGTCATCCACCCAGGAGGTTCGGTGCGTGACGCGGAGGTTATCGCCGCCGCGGACGAACAGGGGATGGCCATGGTGGTGACGGGAGTGCGACACTTCCGCCACTGA
- a CDS encoding zinc-ribbon domain-containing protein, translating into MRIVCQKCAAAYAIDDRLISPKGVRAQCPRCRHLQLVKRDPTASSAGAPALGAEPRSSPDNAAAPALGAEPRSSGGAAPPTLSPEPRSGSRPAAAPGARAAPAPRAAPRTPVASADPFADFAAPAPQGPGAAQVDPFADLGVPSSAVPSGDPLLDFLGPAPQELPPTPGAGRTAPAVVVSLGQRTPAPVAASPAQAEATSGCRTCGKPLTDPFDQALGMCDDCRQRAPAPSPAVVARSAPGTDLDLPLLSAPDGEAPSLSVEPRSGSRAAPAPALGAEPRSGARTITRTSHVAVAPARVARLDSGRSKGPLAALVVLLLGAAGAGGYFFVLKPRQLEAGTVATAARSQAVPEAIEAALGRWRLQYLDLSGTSDAQYAEGVALLGREQRRAYAEAEESFQQALLLDPRNDAAVAGYVQSVALGQGAGMDEATFQEARGLVEAAEGRTDHLPALLVAHANLLLTRSRQPELWERARTLADSVLALKTATPAQKAEAYLVLGRAYLSTSKELARERFDSALELAPDLKRVHFYRALAHEAAGEYSLALEKLRKRLELDPTDWDSLAALARIYQEVGEPTEARRLYEARVKSQAGDLRAPLALAVLRYQSEGSPGAAARELRSLLKGRARYAPREVAEVLAHLAAAERTAGNAEAAAKAADEALGLMPNLPEAHLQLLLVSLGRKDAAKARTHWKACQGRLEDGALEKLLEGRVLLLEKKPAEALERFQQSVELDGRRLDAKLLAGVAAAAGGTRRDETFRILFQAQDGDPQRLAPRPAVTRFWLRPEDTLEGTEGVILALGEGHPEDVRPLLYEGLLRFEQGAVDVAERHFKAVLEVDSNNANALAYRSLIALRAGNATAARSLATQAVTVGRQLPVAHLALGLALADARQVEPAKRSLREALRLSQSLLTAQVKLAELEADTHPATSSATLLRVVGLDAENLPAKRLLYLLNQRG; encoded by the coding sequence ATGCGCATCGTCTGTCAGAAATGCGCGGCCGCCTACGCGATCGACGATCGGTTGATCTCGCCCAAGGGTGTCCGTGCCCAGTGCCCGCGCTGTCGGCACCTCCAGCTCGTGAAGCGAGACCCCACGGCTTCGTCCGCGGGGGCTCCGGCCCTCGGAGCCGAGCCTCGGAGCAGTCCCGACAACGCCGCCGCGCCCGCGTTGGGTGCCGAGCCTCGGAGCAGCGGAGGCGCCGCGCCACCCACGCTGAGCCCGGAGCCTCGCAGTGGTTCTCGGCCCGCGGCCGCGCCGGGTGCTCGGGCGGCTCCCGCGCCCCGTGCGGCTCCCCGGACTCCGGTGGCCAGCGCGGACCCGTTCGCTGACTTCGCCGCGCCGGCGCCTCAGGGGCCGGGGGCAGCACAGGTGGACCCGTTCGCGGACCTGGGCGTGCCGTCGTCTGCCGTGCCGTCGGGCGATCCCCTGCTCGACTTCCTGGGCCCGGCTCCGCAGGAACTGCCGCCCACGCCTGGCGCAGGGCGCACCGCGCCGGCGGTCGTCGTCTCGTTGGGCCAGCGGACTCCCGCTCCTGTTGCCGCCTCGCCGGCCCAGGCCGAGGCCACGTCGGGATGCCGCACGTGCGGCAAGCCGCTGACGGATCCGTTCGACCAGGCACTCGGCATGTGTGACGACTGTCGGCAGCGCGCGCCGGCGCCGTCGCCCGCGGTCGTCGCTCGCTCGGCGCCGGGGACGGACCTGGACCTGCCGCTGCTGTCGGCACCGGACGGCGAGGCGCCCTCGCTGAGCGTGGAGCCCCGGAGTGGCTCGCGGGCCGCTCCGGCGCCCGCGCTGGGCGCCGAGCCTCGCAGCGGTGCTCGGACCATCACGCGGACTTCTCACGTGGCGGTCGCGCCTGCGCGGGTGGCTCGGCTCGACTCGGGCCGCAGCAAGGGCCCGCTGGCGGCGCTCGTCGTCCTGTTGCTCGGTGCGGCGGGCGCGGGTGGGTACTTCTTCGTCCTGAAGCCGCGGCAGCTCGAGGCGGGGACGGTGGCGACGGCGGCGCGCTCCCAGGCGGTTCCCGAGGCCATCGAGGCGGCGCTGGGGCGATGGCGCCTCCAGTATCTGGACCTGTCGGGGACCAGCGATGCGCAGTACGCCGAGGGCGTGGCTCTGCTCGGACGAGAGCAGCGCCGCGCCTACGCGGAGGCGGAGGAGTCGTTCCAGCAGGCGCTGTTGTTGGACCCGCGCAACGACGCGGCCGTGGCGGGATATGTCCAGTCCGTGGCGCTCGGCCAGGGCGCGGGCATGGACGAAGCCACCTTCCAGGAGGCGCGCGGGCTGGTGGAGGCCGCGGAGGGCCGCACGGATCATCTGCCTGCGCTGCTGGTGGCCCACGCGAACCTGCTGCTCACGCGCTCGCGCCAGCCCGAACTGTGGGAGCGGGCGCGCACGCTGGCCGACTCGGTGCTGGCCCTGAAGACGGCCACGCCGGCGCAGAAGGCCGAGGCGTACCTGGTGCTGGGGCGCGCGTACCTGTCCACGTCGAAGGAGCTGGCTCGCGAGCGGTTCGACTCGGCGCTGGAGTTGGCGCCGGACCTCAAGCGCGTGCACTTCTACCGCGCGCTCGCGCACGAGGCCGCGGGCGAGTACTCGCTCGCGCTGGAGAAGCTGCGCAAGCGACTGGAGCTGGACCCCACGGACTGGGACAGCCTGGCGGCGCTCGCGCGCATCTACCAGGAAGTGGGCGAGCCGACCGAGGCGCGGCGGCTGTACGAGGCCCGCGTGAAGTCGCAGGCAGGAGACCTGCGGGCTCCGCTGGCGCTCGCGGTGCTGCGCTACCAGAGTGAAGGAAGTCCCGGCGCCGCGGCGCGCGAGCTTCGCTCCTTGCTGAAGGGCCGCGCTCGCTATGCCCCGCGAGAGGTCGCCGAGGTGCTCGCACACCTGGCGGCGGCGGAGCGGACGGCGGGCAATGCGGAAGCGGCGGCGAAGGCCGCCGACGAAGCCTTGGGCTTGATGCCCAACCTGCCCGAGGCGCATCTCCAGCTCCTGCTCGTCTCGCTGGGCCGCAAGGACGCGGCGAAGGCGCGGACGCACTGGAAGGCGTGCCAGGGACGTCTGGAGGACGGCGCGCTCGAGAAGCTCCTGGAGGGCCGCGTGCTGCTCCTGGAGAAGAAGCCCGCCGAGGCGCTGGAGCGCTTCCAGCAGTCGGTGGAGCTGGACGGCCGGCGACTGGACGCGAAGCTGCTGGCGGGCGTGGCGGCGGCGGCGGGTGGAACCCGACGGGATGAGACTTTCCGCATCCTCTTCCAGGCGCAGGACGGGGACCCGCAGCGGCTGGCACCTCGGCCCGCGGTGACGCGCTTCTGGCTGCGCCCCGAGGACACGCTGGAGGGCACGGAGGGTGTCATCCTCGCGCTCGGCGAGGGGCATCCGGAGGACGTGCGTCCCCTGCTGTACGAGGGCCTCCTGCGCTTCGAGCAGGGGGCGGTCGACGTGGCGGAGCGCCACTTCAAGGCCGTGCTCGAGGTCGACAGCAACAACGCGAACGCGCTGGCCTACCGCTCGCTCATCGCGCTGCGCGCGGGCAACGCGACGGCGGCGCGCAGCCTGGCGACGCAGGCCGTGACGGTGGGTCGGCAGCTTCCGGTGGCGCATCTGGCGCTGGGGCTCGCGCTGGCCGATGCGCGCCAGGTCGAGCCCGCCAAGCGTTCGCTGCGCGAGGCGCTCCGGTTGTCCCAGTCGCTGTTGACGGCCCAGGTGAAGCTGGCGGAGCTGGAGGCGGACACGCATCCGGCGACTTCGAGCGCGACGCTGCTGCGCGTGGTGGGGTTGGACGCGGAGAACCTCCCCGCCAAGCGCTTGCTCTATCTGTTGAACCAGCGAGGTTGA